In the Ipomoea triloba cultivar NCNSP0323 chromosome 6, ASM357664v1 genome, one interval contains:
- the LOC116022143 gene encoding E3 ubiquitin ligase rnf-5-like, whose amino-acid sequence MASGIGEATSRGVPQSSSSSNGSDAGDFECNICFDLAQDPIVTLCGHLFCWPCLYRWLHIHSRSSECPVCKALVEEEKLVPLYGRGKSSTDPRSKSIPGVEIPHRPTGQRPETAPPPQANAFPQHDFGFGNGLGGFAPGGVARMGNFALSAAFGGLVPSLFGNFALSAAFGGLMPAFNIQVNGFPDATVYGAAAGHPYGYPNTFHGVHAHGVHSHRFSHRSIQQQQADTALKVLCLVIGFFVFLALIWN is encoded by the coding sequence ATGGCTAGTGGAATTGGGGAAGCGACGAGCAGAGGGGTGCCCCAGAGTTCTTCTTCCTCTAATGGAAGTGATGCTGGGGATTTTGAGTGCAATATTTGCTTTGACTTAGCACAAGACCCAATTGTTACACTGTGTGGACACCTATTCTGCTGGCCTTGCCTTTACAGATGGCTTCACATTCACTCACGCTCTAGTGAATGCCCTGTATGCAAGGCTCTTGTTGAGGAGGAAAAGTTGGTTCCTTTGTATGGTCGAGGAAAGAGCTCGACTGATCCCCGGTCCAAGTCTATTCCCGGGGTGGAAATCCCGCATCGCCCCACGGGACAGAGGCCCGAAACTGCTCCTCCACCACAGGCCAATGCGTTTCCACAGCATGATTTTGGATTTGGGAATGGATTAGGGGGTTTTGCCCCGGGTGGAGTTGCAAGGATGGGGAACTTTGCCCTCTCTGCTGCATTTGGTGGTCTCGTTCCATCGTTGTTTGGGAACTTTGCACTCTCCGCTGCATTTGGTGGTCTCATGCCGGCATTCAACATCCAAGTGAATGGTTTCCCCGATGCCACAGTGTATGGAGCAGCTGCTGGCCATCCATATGGATATCCAAACACATTTCACGGTGTTCACGCTCACGGTGTCCACTCTCATAGGTTCTCTCACCGCTCAATTCAGCAACAGCAGGCTGATACTGCCCTGAAGGTGCTGTGTTTGGTAATCGGTTTCTTTGTGTTCCTTGCTCTAATTTGGAATTAA